From the Candidatus Nanopelagicus hibericus genome, the window TTGGTAGGGAAGGCTAAGGACATGGCTGAAAAGAAACTACTAAGTTGGGTTGGATTTAAAGGCGAGGAAGAAGGCAAATCTGCGCCTGCCCAAAATGCGTTAGAGAGAATTCGAGAGCTGGAAAACCAATTGAATGACCTGCGCTCACGTAGGGACATTACCGGCCTAAGCCGCGAAGAGTTTGAAATTTTGGCAACTGAAACTGCCATGACAATGATTAAGTCTGCGCAACAACGTGAAGCAAGGGCAAATGCGGCAGCACAAAAAATAATTAATGAAACAAGTCGCAATACAAAGGAAAAGCTAGAAGCCGCAGAAGCTAAAGCTAAAAGTATTCTTTCATCAGCAGAATCTACGGGACGCAGATATATCTCTGCTGCTGAGGATGATGCTGCAGATCTAGTAATAACAGCTGAAGCCAAAGCCGATGAAATTCTCAATAAATCATCACGGGAAGCAAGTGCGTTGAGTGCAGCAGCAAAGCGCGATGCGCAAAAACTGGTCAACGATGCTAGTAAGAATATTGTGGATTATCGCTCCTGGTTATCATCGGCGATATCTGAGGCAGAACGGCTCCACCGAACTCAGAATGCATCTTTAAATGCTGCTGAAAGCGCAATTCAGGAATCGAGACAAAAGTTGAAGCACGCCTTCGATCGGCTGTCACAGTTGCAAGATGATATCTACGCAAATTTAGATTCTGAGAATAGGCCAACTAACAAAACTTTTGTGGCCGGGGCGGGTAAGAAAGCCGCAGCGGCAGCTGCTAGAAAACAAAAAGCAATAAATAAGAAAAATACTGCTAGTAAAAAGAAAAAGAAATAACTCTTAAAGTTGGAGTTAGCCATGCTTAACTTCTTAGCATTGGATTACTGAGTGAACACAAAGCATGTGACTGGCAAAGTTGGTGTTCGCCATATCTCATCAATTGATGGCCTACGCGCAATTGCAGTTGCTGCCGTAGTTTTATACCACCTAGGAATCTCTTGGATCCCGGGTGGTTTTTTGGGTGTGGATTTATTTTTTGTAATCTCAGGATATGTCATTACTCGGCTAATTCTTGATTCAATAAATCAATCAGGTGCACTAGACCTAAGAGCCTTCTATGCTGCAAGGCTTCGAAGAATTTACCCTGGTTTTATTTTCATGGTGATTTGTACGATTATCTTTATTGGTGTTTGGGCGCCAGAAGCAATTAAGCGTTTCTTAACCGATTTACCATACGCTCTTAGTGGCAGCATAAATTGGTATTTAGTTGCAAAAAATCAAGATTATTTTGAAACCATCGGTCGCCCGCCCTTACTGCAACATACTTGGTCTTTAGCAGTTGAATTACAGTTTTATTTGATCTGGCCTATTATTTTATTAACAATTTTGAAGTATTTTGGAAAGAAAAATATCGCAAGAATTGCATTGGGTATTGCCATGATCTCTGGTGTGACTTTATTTATTGTTTCCCTCAGTCTTGATCAAGCAAACGCCAAACAAATCAGTCATATTTATTTTGGTACTGACACCCATTCACTTGGATTATTTCTTGGTTCAGCACTGGCAGTCTCGTGGATCCCTCAAAACCTTGGTGGTGCCATTACAAAACGGGCTCAAGATGTTATTGATGGCATTGGAGTTGTTGGCTTATTGGGATTGATCTCAATCTTTTTATTTATAGATCAATCAAATGCAAATCTTTATCGACTGGCATTTCCACTAGCGGGCATATTTGGATGTTTGGTAATTATTTCGCTAGTTCATCCCGCATCAAGATTTGCACCGATAATCAGCACCGCCCCGTTTCGCTGGGTCGGTCAACGTAGTTATGGAATCTATATTTGGCACTGGGTAATATTTCAAGTGACTAGACCC encodes:
- a CDS encoding acyltransferase family protein; protein product: MNTKHVTGKVGVRHISSIDGLRAIAVAAVVLYHLGISWIPGGFLGVDLFFVISGYVITRLILDSINQSGALDLRAFYAARLRRIYPGFIFMVICTIIFIGVWAPEAIKRFLTDLPYALSGSINWYLVAKNQDYFETIGRPPLLQHTWSLAVELQFYLIWPIILLTILKYFGKKNIARIALGIAMISGVTLFIVSLSLDQANAKQISHIYFGTDTHSLGLFLGSALAVSWIPQNLGGAITKRAQDVIDGIGVVGLLGLISIFLFIDQSNANLYRLAFPLAGIFGCLVIISLVHPASRFAPIISTAPFRWVGQRSYGIYIWHWVIFQVTRPSVDLSGQTWALYLARVLLVLALADISLRWVEIPFRQGSVQNWFRGMKYRSTKIRLRQQVSLLTSVIAVLAVTSIISVQAINKADQITNQVLEEIIPSEPNQQDLGSTTGLWVTGDSVILGIRSKLESKEHISLINARVGRQAPELLAVMRVDQTSVPSSPVIFNLGNNNALSEQTVIDIFETVKNQPQIIVVNTAVPRAWKDANNEIISKVSARYPNVKLVDWDRISKGRPELFAPDGVHLSPTGSDVYVDLVLSVFSKTPA